A single window of Onychomys torridus chromosome 8, mOncTor1.1, whole genome shotgun sequence DNA harbors:
- the Tac4 gene encoding tachykinin-4 translates to MLPLLALCLLIGPSVCRTAGDREELTLGKEAESWVTVNLKGIPIASIELQLQETKRSRTRQFYGLMGKRVEGIRPIQPKERMGYQLGRTVQDLLGQRGLSIEGTCRQETHHQSAEPEAVARDGLQSQRGRSDSLSHQQRVAFSLGTEEDDQGSE, encoded by the exons ATGCTGCCCCTCCTTGCCCTGTGTCTCCTGATTGGGCCGTCAGTGTGCAGGACAgcaggggacagagaggaactgaCACTCGGCAAAGAAGCAGAGTCCTGGGTGACCGTGAACCTGAAG GGAATCCCTATTGCCAGCAttgaactccagcttcaggagacgAAGAGAAGCAGAACTCGTCAGTTCTATGGCCTGATGGGAAAGCGGGTGGAGG gGATACGTCCGATTCAGCCAAAGGAAAGAATGG GGTATCAGCTGGGACGAACAGTGCAGGACCTCCTTGGCCAGAGAGGTCTGTCCATAGAAG GAACCTGCAGACAGGAGACACACCACCAGAGTGCAGAGCCTGAAGCAGTGGCCAGAGATGGCCTCCAGAGTCAAAGAGGAAGGTCAGACTCTCTCAGTCACCAGCAACGTGTAGCATTCTCCCTGGGCACAGAAGAGGATGACCAGGGTTCAGAGTGA